ATGGAGTCATGATTGGCATGGCGGGCAGGTGCCGAAGCGGGTGTCCGGGAAATCGGAAACACTGTATCAGCGCTCGCTCCGTCCCCCCGCCTTGACAGGGCACCGCCCCCCTTGTTCTCACGAGAAGTCATGCTCTGCTTCGTCCTCGCGGCCTCGCTCGCCGCCGCCCCCGCCCCCCGCGCCGCCTCCGCCCCGGAGACCCTCATCCACATTCCCCGGATGGACGCGCTCCAGGGACTCACCGCCTTCCTCGAACGGGCGGGCCAGCCCGCCGCGATGCTGCGGCCCGACGTCTGGTTCGCCGAGCTCCACCCCTTCCTCTCGCTCGATCCCCGCCAGCCCGATACCCTCACCCGCGCGGGCATCGACCCCGCCAGCCCCCTCACCCTGTCCCTGCTGCCCTCGGGCCGCATCTCCTGCACGCGCCTGGCCGACCCCAAGCTCTTCCAGGAGCGGGCCGCCGCGATGCTCCAGACCGCCAACCCCAAGCTGACGGAGGTGAAGGCCACCACCAGCGCGGGCCTCACCTCCGTGCTCGTTCCCCGCGACTCCGGAGGCGACATCGGCTACGCCCTCAAGGGGAAGGAGGCATGTGCCTTCGCGAGCGTGAGCGGGGGCTTCGTCGACGACGGCCAGGGCAAGGTGCTGTTCAAGGAGGCCTCGCGGCTGGTGGGCCAGACGCCCAAGGCCGACGCCCGGATGGGCAAGCTCCCCGGCTCCCTCTACGTGTCCATTCCCAAACGCGGCCTCACCGTGGGCCTGGACGGTTCCGCCACGGCGCTCCAGGTGGAGGGCACGGGCATGAACCTGCCACTGCCCGCCTTCCAGTCCTCGGGCACGAGCCCCTACGGCACCGTGATGCCCACCGGACTGCTCTTCTCGCGCGCCCGCCTCTCCCCCGCCGGCATGTCCGACGCGATGGACCACGTGCGCGCCCTCCTCCAGCAGGTCTGCCCCGCCTGTCCCCAGGCCGAGCTGTCCTCCATCACGCGCGCGGTGAGCGGGCGGCTCACGGGCAACGTGCTGCTGGCGGTGGACGGGGTGCGGCCACGGCCCAACCTGCGCACCCCCGACGGCCGCTTCTTCGCATCGCGTCAAGCGCTCGTCGCCGAGGTGAAGGACCCCGCGGCGGTGAAGAGCGCGCTCGCCCCGCTCGCGAAGTTCCCCGGCGCCCGGGTGCTCGAGGAGGGGTACGCCCTGGACTTGAAGGGAGGCACCCTCCTCTTGCGGCTCCAGGGCCGGCACCTCGCCCTGGGCAACGACGAGACCGTGGCCTCCAGCCTGCTCTCCGTCGTGCCCACCCAAGGCGCGAAGCTGCCCCACGCCGTGACCTTCACCGTGGACCCGGCCCGGGTGGCCAGCGGCCTCAAGCAGGTGTCCCTGATGGACGTGGTCGCCGACAAGAGCCTCGCCGGCATCTTCACCGTGGGGCTCGAGCTGGGCCCCCTGCTGTCCCGGAGCAAGGACATCGAGGGTTGGCTCGACAGCCTTCCGGGGGGAGGCCATCGCTTCTCCAGCCGCTGGACGCTGCCCGCCACGCCCTGATCGTGCTAGATGCGCGGACCTATGGACGGAACCTCGGAAACGGATCCCCTTCGCGCCCGGCTGCGGCAGTTGGAGAAGCAGGCGGAGCTGGGCGGCGGCGCCGACCGCATCGCCAAGCAGCACGAGGCCGGCAAGCTCACGGCCCGCGAGCGCATCGACCTGCTGCTCGACCCCGGCTCCTTCACGGAGATGGACAAGTTCGTCACCCACCGCAGCAGTGACTTCGGCATGGGCGACAAGAAGATTCCAGGCGATGGCGTCGTCACCGGCTACGGCACCGTCGAGGGCCGGCAGGTGTTCGTCTTCGCCCAGGACTTCACCGTCTTCGGTGGCTCGCTCTCCGGCGCCTATGCCCAGAAGATCTGCAAGATCATGGACATGGCCATGCGCGTGGGCGCGCCCGTCATCGGCCTGAACGACTCGGGCGGCGCGCGCATCCAGGAGGGCGTGGAGAGCCTCGCGGGCTACGCGGACATCTTCCTGCGCAACACGCTCGCCTCGGGCGTGGTGCCGCAGATCTCCCTCATCCTGGGCCCGTGCGCGGGGGGCGCGGTGTACTCGCCCGCCATCACCGACTTCATCCTCATGGTGAAGGACACCTCCTACATGTTCATCACCGGTCCGGACGTCATCAAGACGGTGACGCACCAGGAGGTGACGAAGGAGGAGCTGGGCGGCGCGCTCGCGCACAACCAGAAGTCGGGCGTGGCGCACTTCGCCGCGGAGAACGAGCAGGCCGCCATCTCCATGACGCGCGAGCTGCTCTCCTACCTGCCCTCCAACAACCAGCAGGATCCGCCGGCCCAGCCCACCGAGGACGATCCCTTCCGCGCGGAGGACAGCCTCAAGACGGTGGTGCCGAGCAACCCCAACAAGCCCTACGACGTGAAGGAGATCCTCCGCGCCGTGGTGGACGACCGGCACTTCTTCGAGGTGCAGGAGCACTTCGCCAAGAACATGGTGGTGGGCTTCGCGCGCATGAATGGGCGCTCGGTGGGGCTCGTGGCCAACCAGCCCGCGGTGCTCGCCGGCTGCCTGGACATCGACGCGAGCGTGAAGGCGGCGCGCTTCGTGCGCTTCTGCGACTGCTTCAACATCCCGCTCGTCACCCTGGTGGACGTGCCGGGCTTCCTGCCGGGGACGGATCAGGAGTGGGGCGGCATCATCACCCACGGCGCCAAGCTGCTCTACGCCTTCGCCGAGGCCACCGTGCCCAAGGTGACGCTCATCACCCGCAAGGCGTACGGCGGGGCCTATGACGTCATGGCCTCCAAGCACATCCGCGCGGACATCAACTACGCCTGGCCCACGGCGGAGATCGCCGTCATGGGCCCCGAGGGCGCCGTCAACATCATCTTCCGCGAGGAGCTCAAGCGCGCCCCGGACGCCAACGCCGAGCGCACCCGGCTGGTGAACGACTACCGCGAGAAGTTCGCCAACCCCTTCAAGGCGGCGGAGCTCGGCTACATCGACGAGGTCATCCGCCCCGAGGAGACGCGCGCCAAGGTCATCCGCGCCCTGGAGATGCTCAAGAACAAGCGCCAGGAGAACCCTCCGCGCAAGCACGGCAACATCCCGCTCTGAGCGGGCCCGCCGGGGGGCCTCGTCACACACGGCCCCCCACGACGCACCGCATCCATCCGCGCTTGCGCGCTACCGGATGAGTCGTTAGGGAGGGGCGCATGGCCAACCCACGCCCGTCCCTCGATGATGCCTCCCTGAACACCCTCTTCAACGAAGCGCGCAGCCACAACGCGTGGCTCGACCGCCCGGTGGAGGACTCCGTCCTCAAGCGCCTCTACGAGCTCGCGCGGATGGGTCCCACGGCGGCCAACGCGCAGCCCCTGCGCCTGGTGTTCGTCAAGAGCCAGGCCGCCAAGGAGAAGCTCAAGCCCGCGCTCTCCGCCGGCAACGTGGACAAGACGATGAACGCGCCGGTGACGGCCATCGTCGCGTACGACACCGAGTTCTACGAGCAGATGTCCAAGCTCTTCCCCGCCCGGGACATGAAGCCCATATTCCTGGGAATGCCGCCCGAGGCGCGTGAGAAGTCCGCCTACATGAACAGCAGCCTCCAGGGCGCCTACCTCATCCTCGCGGCCCGGGGCCTGGGCCTGGACTGCGGCCCCATGGCGGGCTTCGACAACGCCAAGGTGGACGCCGCGTTCTTCCCGGACGGCAAGTGGAAGAGCAACTTCCTGCTCAACCTGGGCTACGGCGACCCGGCGAAGCTCTTCCCGCGCAACCCCCGTCTGGACTTCGCCGACGCCTGCCGGATTGAATGAGGGCTCCCCGGCTTGCGAAAGCAGGCAGGCAGTCGAAGACTATCTCCTGAAAATTCAGGGTGAATCCCCCTGGAAATTTTGGGGGGTCCGTTCGCGCTTCAAGGAGCGCACTCAAAAGGAGCCCCCGTTTGTCTCAACCCCGCCTGGTCCTCTTCCTCGCCGACATCGAAGGCAACCTCACCGCCCTGCGTCAGACGCTGTCCCGGGCGTGTGAGACCGCGCATGTCCCCCTGCCCGACGTGCGCTGGGTGGAGGCCGCCACGCCCATGACCGACGCGGGCTGGCGCGTGGCCGAGGTGAAGCTGCAGCCCTCCGGCGGCAAGGCCGTCCCCGAGGACCACCTGGACTCGCTGGTGCGCGCCGTGGCGCGCGACTTCCGCGACCAGGCCGTGGGCCTCTACACCGACAAGGCCGGCAGCTACGGCCGCGCCTCCCTGAGCGAGCCCGGCCGTCCGTCCCGCTCGCTCGAGGGCGAGTACATCGACGTGGTGCGTCAGACGGCGCGCTGGCTCGGCGTGGAGGCACCGGTGCTCGGCCGCCTGCTCGACGGGGGAGCGACCGCGCGCAACCTGCTCGCCGCGGCGGTGGACTTCGGCAACGAGACGCCCCAGCAGGGCGCCGCCGCCCCGGGCAAGCCGAACCGGCGGGGTGAGCAGCCTCCCGCGCCGCCTCCGGAGCCGGACGAGGATGACCGCTTCGTCGAGGCGAAGCTGGTCGAGGCCCGCCGACTGATGGAGCAGTACCTCAGCCACCGCAAGTAGGACGCGCCGAAAGGGCCGGTCGCCGCTCCCGTGTGCTAAAGGGGGCGCCCATGGCCAAGATTCGAAAAATCCTCGTCGCCAACCGCGGCGAGATCGCCGTCCGGGTGATGCGCACCTGCAAGGAGCTCGGCATCGCCACGGTGGCCGTCTACTCCGAGGCGGATCGCTCCGCCCTCCATGTGCGCACCGCCGATCAGGCCTTCCTCGTGGGTCCCCCGCCCTCGCGTGAGAGCTACCTCGTGCAGGAGCGCATCCTCGACGCCGCCCGCCAGGCCGGCGCGGATGCCATCCACCCCGGCTACGGCTTCCTCTCGGAGAACGCGTCCTTCGTGCGCGCGTGCGAGAAGGCCGGCATCACCTTCATCGGGCCTCCCGCCAGCGCCATGGACGCCATGGGCGAGAAGACGCGCGCCCGGCAGAACATGATCAAGGCCGGCGTGCCCGTGGTGCCCGGCAGCACCGAGCCCTTCGCCAGCAGCGAGGAGGCGCGCGCCTACGCCGAGAAGATCGGCTTCCCCGTCATGCTCAAGGCCGCGGGCGGTGGCGGCGGCAAGGGCATGCGCCGCGTGGACCGGCTCGAGGACTTCGACTCCTCGTGGCGCGCCGCCAAGAGCGAGGCGCTCAACGCCTTCGGCAACGACGCCGTCTACATCGAGAAGTACCTGGAGAAGCCCCACCACGTGGAGCTCCAGGTGTTCGCCGATGCGCATGGCAACACCATCCACCTGAATGAGCGCGAGTGCTCGGCGCAGCGCCGCCACCAGAAGGTGGTGGAGGAGACGCCCAGCCCCATCCTCACGCCGGAGATGCGCGCGAAGATGGGCGAGGTGGCGGTGAAGGCCGCCCAGGCGGTGGGCTACGTGGGCGCGGGCACGGTGGAGTTCCTCGTGGACGTGCACCGCAACTTCTACT
The Cystobacter fuscus DSM 2262 DNA segment above includes these coding regions:
- a CDS encoding acyl-CoA carboxylase subunit beta, yielding MDGTSETDPLRARLRQLEKQAELGGGADRIAKQHEAGKLTARERIDLLLDPGSFTEMDKFVTHRSSDFGMGDKKIPGDGVVTGYGTVEGRQVFVFAQDFTVFGGSLSGAYAQKICKIMDMAMRVGAPVIGLNDSGGARIQEGVESLAGYADIFLRNTLASGVVPQISLILGPCAGGAVYSPAITDFILMVKDTSYMFITGPDVIKTVTHQEVTKEELGGALAHNQKSGVAHFAAENEQAAISMTRELLSYLPSNNQQDPPAQPTEDDPFRAEDSLKTVVPSNPNKPYDVKEILRAVVDDRHFFEVQEHFAKNMVVGFARMNGRSVGLVANQPAVLAGCLDIDASVKAARFVRFCDCFNIPLVTLVDVPGFLPGTDQEWGGIITHGAKLLYAFAEATVPKVTLITRKAYGGAYDVMASKHIRADINYAWPTAEIAVMGPEGAVNIIFREELKRAPDANAERTRLVNDYREKFANPFKAAELGYIDEVIRPEETRAKVIRALEMLKNKRQENPPRKHGNIPL
- a CDS encoding malonic semialdehyde reductase; this translates as MANPRPSLDDASLNTLFNEARSHNAWLDRPVEDSVLKRLYELARMGPTAANAQPLRLVFVKSQAAKEKLKPALSAGNVDKTMNAPVTAIVAYDTEFYEQMSKLFPARDMKPIFLGMPPEAREKSAYMNSSLQGAYLILAARGLGLDCGPMAGFDNAKVDAAFFPDGKWKSNFLLNLGYGDPAKLFPRNPRLDFADACRIE
- the accC gene encoding acetyl-CoA carboxylase biotin carboxylase subunit, producing the protein MAKIRKILVANRGEIAVRVMRTCKELGIATVAVYSEADRSALHVRTADQAFLVGPPPSRESYLVQERILDAARQAGADAIHPGYGFLSENASFVRACEKAGITFIGPPASAMDAMGEKTRARQNMIKAGVPVVPGSTEPFASSEEARAYAEKIGFPVMLKAAGGGGGKGMRRVDRLEDFDSSWRAAKSEALNAFGNDAVYIEKYLEKPHHVELQVFADAHGNTIHLNERECSAQRRHQKVVEETPSPILTPEMRAKMGEVAVKAAQAVGYVGAGTVEFLVDVHRNFYFLEMNTRLQVEHPVTEWVTGLDLVAWQIKVAEGEKLPLTRAPTPNGHAIEVRIYAEDPARNFMPSPGRITTLRVPGGPYLRDDSGVYPGYTVPNFYDPMISKLSVWAPTRAEAIERAKRALDEYVVKGITANVRYLHAILSHPEFTGGDYDTGFLPRQHEALLGNTEDPKLTEAALLASVVYAYQRDQKRAKTLPQAPSEGEAGISAWRRALRHGR